CGCGTGCCTTTTCCGCGAACAGGGGCCAATTGGATGCGGGATCGACGACGACTGCCTCTAATTTGCGCCCCATCACACCACCTTTGGCGTTCTGCTCGGCAATCAACATCAGCATGTTGTCTTTGAGTGCGCTCTCAGAGATGGCCATCGTGCCGGATAACGAATGCAGAATACCGACCTTGATTGGGCCTTCTGCGGCATTGGCAAACTCGATGCCCTTGAGGCCGAAACTAAGTGACAATCCGGTAGCGCCCACGGCTTTCATAAAGTTACGACGATTCATGGTTGTTCCCTCCATTGGGTTTTCTCATGCGGGTTTTTCTCAAACGAGATTTTCTTGCGGGGTCACAAGTGGGTTTGGCCGGATTCCGCCGGTCTCGGTTTCTGAAACGGGGTTGAGTGATGCAGCGCGTTCACGCATCCGTTCGCGCGCTTCATACAGGCGATGAAGGCTGATTTTCCGAACGGACTGTCTTGACAGTTCGATGTGGGTTTGAAGCAGCCGTTTGGCCTCGTTGCCACGGTGTTGAGCGATGGCCGCAAGAATGGCGGCGTGTTCGTTGTAGGTCGCTTCGATGCGATGGCTCTCGGTAAAATCCAGTTGACGCACAATGCGGATACGCTCGGTAACGCCGGTGTGGATTCGATGCAGTTCGGCATTGCCTGTCGCGGCAACCAGCTGGTTATGGAACTGCTCGTCGAGCGTGAATACGGCAGGGCCATCCGCCAGGCGTTCCGCTTCTGGTACCTGCCAGATTGCAGCGAGTTCGTTGACGCCCGACGGTTCTGTTTGTGCGGTCAAGCGGTCAATACTGGCGAGTTCGACGATGGTGCGAACTTCATACAGTTGGTCGAACACGGCAAAATCCAATTCGTTGACCCGCCAGCCGGATCGATTCTGAACGCTTAGAAAGCCTTCTCTTGCCAGCCGAGTGAGTGCTTCACGTACGGGTGTGCGGCTGGCGCCGGTCAGTTCGGCCACCGTTTTTTCACTGAAACGCTCGCCGGGCAGCAATTCGAAGTTAAACAGCGCTTTTTTGACTTGGGCGTACACGCGCTCGGCTAAAGCAGGCGTTTTGGCGCTGCGCGGCTGCTTTACCGGAAAACGCAAGGGCGGGGTCATGCGGGAAACTCCAGCGTGACCAGCGTTTGCCCCATCTGCACGAGTTGCCCCGGCGTGCAGGCGCACTGTGCGATGACTCCGTCCCGCGGTGCTTCGACGCTAAACTCCATCTTCATGGCTTCAATGATGGCGACCACCTGGCCGGCCTGTACGGCTTCACCGGGAGACACCAGCAGCTTCCAGATATTGCCGCTGATGCTCGCTGCAATCGGCTCACCCTCAACTTCGGTCTCAGTCAGCACGGCCTCGCGGATATTCAGACTGCCCTCATCCTCCTGCCAGAGGCTGACTTCTGCCTGATAGGCCACCGCTTGGCGCTCCTTGAATTCGTTAATTGATGACTGATTCGCTGCCAGGAATGCCTCATGTTCATCCAGTCGAAAAACGACTGCCTCAGTTTTGACATCCAATGCACCCGTGGCAAAGGCGCTGCGCATTTCGGTAAGCTCGGCCTCGCTGACCGGGTAAAACCGCACCTGATCGAAGAAGCGCAGCAGCCAAGGTTTTCCAGCCTCAAAGTTTGGGTGCGCGGGGCGACGGTTCCAGATGGGCAGCGTTCGCCCGACGAGTTGATAACCGCCGGGCGAATCCATGCCGTAGATGCACATATACACGCCGCCGATGCCCACCGTGCCTTCTGCCGTGTAGGTTCGAGCCGGGTTGTATTTGGAGGTAAGCAGACGATGCCGGGGGTCGAGCGGCACCGCACAAGGCGCACCGAGATACACGTCGCCTAAACCCAAGACCATGTAGGAGGCCGAATAAATGGTATCGGTGACGGCCTTGATATCTGGCAAACCATTGATACGCCGAATAAATTCGGTGTTGCTCGGTAACCAGGGTGCCGTATCGCGCACCGATTGGCGATAGCGTGCAACGGCATCCAGCGTGGCACTGTCTTCAAATGCCATCGGCAAATGCACGATGCGCGAATCCACCGATAAGGTACGTACATCGGCCAATTGCTGATTAATGTCGGCCAATCGGGCGACTAAACCCGACTGCGTGAGCCGTTTGGGCTCGTAGCGAATTTGCAACGAGCGCACGCCGGGGGAACACTCAAGAATGCCAGGCACCGGATCGGTTTGTAGATGCTGCATCAAGGCGTGAACCCGCAGCCGCAATGCCAAATCGAGAATGTTCTCGCCATATTCGAGCAATACATAACCATCGCCGGCTTGGCGAATCGTCATCCGTGGCAGGTTATTTTGCGCGGGCACATCCAGCAAAATGCACTGTCCCAATTCTGCTTGCAAAAATGAAGGGGGATGTGGTGACAGAAGGGTATCAATTGCTGCATCCTGAGCCTGTTCGAGCGCACGCGCCTGTGCATAACTGATGGGGATGAACCGAATGGTATCGCCGGGCTTGAGCTGCCCGACCTTCCAGAGCTCGGCGCGCACAATGGTGGCAGGGCAGACAAATCCACCCAGGCTCGGGCCATCGCGCGTGAGAATGACGGGCATGTCGCCGGTAAAATTGATCGAGCCGACGGCGTATTCCGTATCGTGGATATTCGAAGGATGCAAACCTGCCTCGCCCCCATCGCTGCGCGCCCAGCTGAGTTTGGGGCCCGACAAGCGAATGCCTAGGCGGTTGCTGTTGTAATGCACCGCCCAATCTGTGGTGAAGAACTGCTCGATGGCCTCGGGCATGAAATAATCCGGCGCTCCGTGCGGTCCATAAAGCACGCCGATTTCCCAGTGATTCCCATAGGCGGGCATTAGCGCCGCATCCGCCACCTTGGGCGCGAATGCCGCCGTCGCCGTGCCGATGGGCAGGATGTCGCCGACCTGCAGGATGCGCCCTGCATGCCCACCCATTTTGCCGAGTGCAAATGTTGAACGGCTGCCCAGATACTCGGGCACGTCGATGCCGCCCCGGATGGCCAGATATACGCGAGCGCCGCTCTGAACCTGTCCGATGCTTAAAGTTTGCCCGGCTTCGATGGCGATGGGTCGACCGGCTTGGACGTTCTGATCATCCAGCCGAATGTCGGCTTCGGCGCCCGTAATGGCGACCATGCTATCCCGATGGAATTTGAGGGATGGGCCCACCAGCGTGCACTCCAGCCCCGCCATGTCCGGCGTGTTGCCAACGATTCGGTTTGCCAGACGCAAGGCGTAATCGTCCATGGGGCCGGAAGGCGGCACCCCGATGTGCCACAACCCCAATCGGCCAGGAAAATCTTGCACCGTGGTGTAGGTGCCCGGTTTGATGATTTCGATGGCCGGTGGCCGATACGCTCCGGAGGCAAGAAAGTGGTCGATACTGCCGGTGCTGTGGGTGCCCGCCACGAAATCCGGCAGGGAAAGCAGGTCGCGTAGAAACGGCAGATTGGTTGAAATGCCGTCAAAGCGCGTTTTGGCAAGTGCTTCAGCCAGATTCGACAGCGCTTTGCTGCGCGTCTCGCCCGTAACGATGATCTTGGCCAGCATCGGATCGAACTGGGCAGGCACCGTGGTGCTGGTTTCAACCCAGGTATCCACGCGGACGAATTTATCATCGGGCAGCGTCACATTGCTGAGTTGGCCGGGCGCTGGCTGGAAGTGGCGCAGCGGTTCTTCGGCATACACGCGCACTTCAATGGCATGACCATGCGGGGTGGGGGCGCTCAGTTCGAAGGGCACACCAGCAGCCAGAGAAACCATCCATTCGATTAAATCAACGCCTGTGACTTCTTCGGTGATGGGGTGTTCAACCTGAAGGCGAGTATTGACTTCAAGAAAATAGAATTCATCGCGGGGCGCATCGTAGATATATTCGACCGTACCCGCGGATTGATAGGCGATGGACTCGCCCAATCGCTCGGCGGATGCCAGCATGGCCGCGCGTGTTTTGGCTGGCAAATTCGGCGCGGGTGTTTCCTCGATGACCTTCTGATTGCGCCGTTGCAGTGAGCAATCCCGTTCGCCAAGCGCAACCACGCGACCCTTGCCATCCCCGAAGATCTGCACTTCAACATGGCGGGCATGATCGATGAATCGCTCGACGAACACGCCACCATCGCCAAAGAAGCGTGCGCCCATACCGGCCACTGCTTCGAACGCGTCAATGAGCGCGGGTTCATCGGCGCAACGCTTTAACCCAATCCCACCGCCCCCAGCCGTGCTTTTGAGCATGATCGGATAACCGATTCGTTCTGCCTCATGCAATGCAGCTGGCAGATCCTTGAGCAAGTCGCTACCCGGTGCGAGCGGCACTTTCGCTGCGGTGGCCAGTTCACGTGCGCGGTGCTTTAAACCAAATTCACGCAATTGATTGGGTGTCGGACCAATGAATGCGATCCCTTCGTGGGCACAGCGTTCAGCGAAGTCGGCGTTTTCGGAGAGAAAACCGTAACCGGGAATAATGGCTTGCACACCGTGTGTTTTTGCCAGTGCGAGAATCCGATCCGCCTGAAGGTAACTTTCTGCCGCCGTTTGGCCACCCAATGCAATCGCTTCATCACAGGCGCGGATATGTGGGCTGTCGGCATCGGAATCACTGTAAATGGCGACGGAGGTGACACCCATTTTTTTCAGGGTACGCGCAATTCGGACTACTATTTCCCCCCGATTGGCGATCAGAACCTTATCGAACATCATGTTCGGCATCGTGTTAGGCATGAGAACATCAGGCATGCGTAATTCCTTTTGGTTGGGGAGCCAATGGCGCAGATTGACGGGAGGCGATGTAGGGTCGCCAGCCGCCAAATGCCGTCACGTCTTTTGCGTCCTGCAGGGCGCGTGGTTCACAGATAAACCCGGTCACCTGCCGTCCATCGACGAGCGTAAGGCTGCCGAGGCCCAGCGGTGGCGGGATTTCTTGAATAAAGTCGGCCAAAGCAGTGCGCGGGAGTGCCCACACTTCAACGATGATTTCATCGCCTTCGGTATCGAACACCAGGCCCGGCTTGGGTGGTGTGGTATTGGCAAGAGCATAGAGTCTATAAGACGCGGCCGTGGTGGTTTGTTCGAGCAGGCGACCACCTCGGTTCGTTAACTGGTGATTCAGCGGCATGCCCGTCAGGTGCGCCCCCACAACGGCGAGCTCAATTTCATCATGGCGCAGGGGCGGGATGGTCGCTTGTTCCTGGTTCAACTGTTTGGCAATGGCGGCCAATCGGGCGTCGGCCCAGGCTTCGGCAATCAGGGTGATACCGAACGGCAGTCCGTCATCACGCAAACAGGCGGGCACAGCCAACGCGGATAAATCAGCTAGATTGACAAAGTTGGTGTAGGTGCCGAGTTCGGAATTGAGTTTGATCGGCTCGGCCAATAGGGCTTCAATCGTGGGGAAAATCGGTGCCGTTGGCACCATCAGCGCATCAAACTCAGACAGGGCTTGTTGGATTTTCCTTGCCAAATCCGCTCGTTGGTATTCGGCATTGAACGTATCGACGGCGGAGAATTTTTTACCGGAAAGCACGATTTCGCGCACCACGGGGTGGATGGCCTCGGGTTGCTCTGCCACAAACTCAGAAAGCGCGGCCAAACGCTCGGCCACCCAAGGACCGTTATAGAGCAGCGGTGCCAATGCAAAAAAAGGCGTCGGATCGATTTCCGTCAGCGTGATGCCCCGTGCAGCCAGTTGTGCGACATAGGCATTCCAGGCGGCCTGTTGCTGCGTATCGCCAAACCAACTTAAATTGCTGAACGTGGCCAGCTTAAGATTCGTGCTCGAAAAAGATGTCACGGCCGGTTGGGCTTGCCGCGCATAAGGATCTTCTGGGTCATAAACACCGGCGACGGCGAGCACGTTTTGGGCATCGTCCACCGTATGCGCGAAGATCGAAATGCAATCGAGTGTGCGGCACGCCGGGATTAAACCGTTCGTGCTGATATACCCCTTGCTCGGTTTCAACCCCACCAGTTGGTTGCAGCCGGCCGGGACTCGACCTGAACCGGCCGTATCTGTACCCAATGAAAAGGCCACTTCACCCAGCGCCACCGCCACCGCCGAACCGGAACTAGAACCGCCGGAAATATGCGCCTCACTGAACACCGAATGGGGAATGGAATAGGGCGTGCGCGTTCCGTTTAGGCCCGTCGCGAATTGATCTAGATTGGTTTTACCGATACAGATGGCACCGGCCTTTTTGAGCTTGGCGATAACAAAGGCATCCGAATCTGGCGTGTAGGCATATTCAGGACAACCTGCGGTCGTCGGCATGCCCGCAACATCGATGTTGTCCTTGACGGCAAACGGTACCCCGTAAAGCGGCAGGTCGTTTGCGTCCGTCTTCAGAAGTTCGTTAATTTGTGCTTCAAGCACATCCAGCGCGACAAGATGGATCCATTGTGGGGTTTTTCCCGCTGCGCACTTGGCAATACGTTTTTGCTGCCGATCAAGCAGATCACGAGCGGCCGCTTGGGGATTGGTTTTCCATCGATCCAACCAACCCGCGATTGTCAGCACACTCTCCGTGCCCGTATCTTTTTTAACATTGTGTTGGTCTTCGTGCTGGACAACCTGCTTTTGCATAACGCACACCTTCTTGTATTTCATCTGGTATACAAGAGATAGCGATAATGATGCCAACTTCATTAATCCATAAATAACAATTAGTTACGTCGGTTTTGCAGTATTGGGATCGTGTTTTGCGCTCTTTTATGGCGCAACCCAAGCGAAGCAATGATTGAAATTGGTGCAAGTCGGTGCGTTCCATTCCGGATTCGCAACGATGATCACGGGATGAGATGGCCCTGCATGAAGCGCAAGGTGGGTAGCAAGATGCTTTCAAGCAGCGCATGAACTGCTTTAGGGCTGCCGGGTAACGCTAAAAGGACGAGGCCGTTATTGGTCACACTCGCGCAGGCCGTGCGACCGGGGCGGGTATGCACCCCTTCGAAGAGAGGTTGACCATGACGGGAGAGTGCACGGCGGGTGAAGTCATGCGTGCCCACGGAGGTGCCGCCAATCAAGATCAATAGATCGGGGCGTTGAGCACGCGCTGTACTGAGTGCCTGGTCAATGGCAGCCAGATCATCTTTTACCGCCGCGGTGTGAATGATTTGCCCAAGGCGGTGCTGATCAAGCGTCGATTCGATCAGAAGGGCATTGTGCTCGTACAAATGACCGCGTGGTAAGGGTGATCCGGCGGGTGTCAGTTCGTTGCCGATGACTAACAAGGCAATCCGCGCCGGTCGATGCACCGACAACTGGCTGATGCCGTGACGCGCTGCCTTGGCAAGATCAGCCGGCAACAGTGGTGAATGAGCGGAAATCAGTAGGTCGCCCACTGCAGTCACACTGCCTATCGCCTCGGTATCTTTTCCAAGCTCAATGCGCGGAAGTAAGCCGCGCAGTGTCTGACCAAACCGCTGCGCACATTCTTGTCGTAACACGGTATCCGCGCAAATTGGCAGCGGCGCCCCCGTCGCAATGCGCACTGCGGTGTGTGTTGGGAGCGGTTTATCGGCTATTTGCCCGGCAATCACTTCGTCTAGAACATGCCATTGGGCCTCGGGTTCTACTTCGGCCGCGCGCAGCGCGTAACCGTCCATCATGGCACGGGTGAACGGCGGAAAAGCCATCGGCGCAGGCAGCGGTTCAGCGAGACAACGGCCCAGCGCCGCACGGAGCGGTACCGTCTCGCAAGGTGTCGGTTGAATATGGGCGCAGAGCCGTTCGACGGCTTCGGCGGGTGAAGGATTGGTATCAAAAATAGCGCAGGTATCTTGCGGCGGGGCGCCGACTGGAGGCTCAAGCAAGGGTGTATTCATGTCAGCGCCTCGCGTCTTGAGTGGTGCGACCGCAATTGTTCTGGGGTGTTGAGGTTGCCAAAAGCCCAGGCATCTTGATCCAGTGCGCACACGCTGTAGCGACCGGCTGTGAGCACACTGAGCAAACGTGTATCGGCCGATGCCGGGCGCTGACTCAAGCAGGGTCGATGAATCAAGGCAACCGTCGGTTGCAATCGCGATCCGTCGTGCGCAATAACGACCGCTGCGCGGGTTTGCTCCTGCACTTGCCACAAGGCGGCAAGCCAGTGCGGTTGATAATCGGGCATGTCGCAGGGGGCGAGCAGTAGCCAGTCGTTTTTGGCATAGCGGCTGGCATGGACCAAGGCAGCGGCGGGGCCTGCAAACAGGTGCTCTGTGTGGACGGGGTCGGCCACGACAGGATGGCCCCATTGGCGGTATCGATCCAGATGGCGATTGGCATTGATCAATACCTCATCGGCGAGCAGCGAGAGTGTTTTGATGATCGGATCAATCAACACGCCGCCCTCAAAAGGCAAAAGCCCCTTGTCGACTCCGCCCATACGCCGACCAGCGCCCCCGGCGAGGATCAAAGCACTGACCGGCGGATAAGCGTTCATTGTGGCGACCTCTCAAGGGCCGCATGCGCCCAATGGTCGGCCAGCGCATCCACGAGCGGCTTCATGAAAAACCGACCGTCGGGCACGACATCTACCTTTACGCCGTGCTCGATCAGATAGTTCGCCATGATCGGGCCAATGGCCGCGATGCGCACGCGCGCCAGTCCGCGTTCAAGTTGCTGTTCGCAGTCGTGTGCTTTGGCCACACTGGCCAGCCGTTTGTATTGGGGTTGACTGGTAAATGCCAGGGCGTCGATTTGCCCTTGAGCCAATTCTTCAATTAGCGCCAGCACGGCACCGGTCTCGGATTCACTGGCGTAAATGTACGGGGCGACGGGTACGGGCGTGGCACCGAGCGCGGTGATGGCCGCTTGCAGTGGCGCGTTTTCTTCGGTTCCGTACAACACCACGCCGATGCGGGGAGATAAGGCCGGCAGGGTAAATAAGGTGGTGATAATGCCCGCGCTGGTGGGTTCTACGGCCTGAATGCTGGGTTGTAACCCCCAGGTCTTCAGCGCACGGCCCGGTTTTGGGCCGCGCACAATCAATCGGGTGGTGCTAAGTTTTTGCAAAAACGCGTCCACCAAACCGGTGCGTTTAGCGGCTTGAATCAAGCGAGTAATCCCCTCACCGGTCAGGATAATGAGATCGGTCATCGTGGCATCGGCGATAAACGCGCGTATCCAGGCGATGATGGGCGCTTGATCCGGCGCGTCGTGAATACTGACCAGCGGGCAGCGGCGAATCGCAGCCCCCCGGCGTTCGAATAGGGCGGCCAACACATCCAGCTGCCTTGATTCGGGCAGGGCGATGGTGCGGCCAGAGAACTGATTGGGATTAATGTCTTGCATGGTGAATCCCCTGGAATAAATCCGGAACAAACGGCTTCCCTGCCGTGGTGACGCTTACAGCGACAATTCGCGTTTTGGCGCGGTTTTGTAGTGGGTGACGTACATCATCAAACCGACGAACAGCAGGCCACCAACCAGATTGCCCAGCGCAGTCGGCAATTCATTCCACAACAGGTAGTCACCGAAGGTGAAATCGCCGCCCATAATCAGCGCGAACGGGAATAGGAACATGTTCACCACCGAGTGCTCGAAACCCATGTAGAAGAACAGCATGATCGGCATCCACATGGCAAAAATCTTGCCGATGGCCGAGGTCGAGAGCATCGCGGCGGCTACGCCGGTCGAGACCATCCAGTTGCACAGAATCCCGCGGACGAAGATGGTGAACCAGCCCATGATGCCGTGTGATTCATAGCCCAAGGTGCGCGTCATACCGATGTGCCCCACCTTTTCTGCCACGGCCCCAGCGCTCACGGTAAAACCGAAGGTAAGAATAAAGGCCATCATGAAAGCGACCGTGACTGCACCGGCAAAGTTCCCTATGAACACCAGCCCCCAGTTGCGCAGCACTTGATTGACGGTCACGCCGCGGCGCTTATCAAGCAAGGCCAGCGGCACCAGCATGAACACGCCGGTGAGCAAATCAAAACCCAGCAGATAAAGCAGAATAAATCCGACCGGGAACAGGATTGCGCCCGTCAACGGTGAACCGGTGTTGATCGTAACGGTGATGGCGAACATGGCGGCCAGACCCAAAATGGCACCGGCCATGTAGGCACGGATCAGGGTATCGCGGGTGGAAAGGAGAACCTTGGATTCACCCGCATCGACCATGGCTTTGGCCAGATCGTTCGGTTTGACGTAATCGGTGGACATTTGCTCGGACATGATGCGTACCTCAATGACTGAAAAATCAGTAACAGAAAAACAGGACAATTAAACGAAGCATCAGACTCTTCCTTAATTTACTTTTAATGGTTATTTCGTCAGGCGGCATTCGCCATACCGCACAGTGCGCGGTGTTGTACCGGCGGTAAAAAGGCCGCGTCAGCGTCGCTGTGCCCCTCGAACCAGGCGAGGCTATCGTGCAACTGCACCACGTCGCCGACAATCAACAGCGATGGCGATTGCGCATCGGCCAATAGCGTTGGCAGCGTGCTCAACGTGCCGCGCAGCACGCGTTGGCGGGCGGTGGTGCCGTGCTCGACCAGTGCGGCGGGGTAATCTGCGGGCAGGCCATGGGCTTGTAGTTGGCTGCAAATTTCAGCGGTTGCTGTTAGCCCCATGTAAAAGACCAGCGTTTCGTGGCCATGTGCGAGATGAGCCCAATCCAGGCTCAGCTTGCCGTCTTTGGTGTGCCCGGTGATAAAGCGCACGGACTGCGCATAATCGCGATGGGTCAGCGGAATGCCGGCATACGAGGCGCACCCGCTGGCGGCGGTAATGCCCGGCACGACTTCGTATGGGATGCCTGCCGCAGCCAATTGCTGAATTTCTTCACCACCACGCCCGAAAATGAATGGGTCGCCACCTTTCAAGCGGGCCACGACCTTGCCCTGCTGCGCCAGTTCGACCAGCAATTGCGAGATCTGCTCCTGCGGCACGCTGTGCGCCTCGCGGCATTTGCCGACATAACGGCGCTGGGCATCCCGGCGCGCCAGATCGACAATGGCGGGCGCGACCAATCGGTCGTAAATCACCACATCGGCTTCCTGTAGGCGTTGCAACGCGCGAAATGTCATTAAATCCGGTTCACCCGGGCCCGCGCCAATCAAATACACGCGGCCTTGTGCGGGTGTTGCGGCATTTTGTTGCAAGGTTTGCTCAAACAAGCGATCGGCTTCGTCGGTTTTTCCTCGTGCCAGCGTGCTCGGCAGCAGCCCGGTCAGGATTTTTTCCCAGAACAACCGGCGATCACCCACTTGAGGTAACACCGCTTGCACGGCGGCACGGCGCTCACCCATGAATGCTGCGAGTTTGCCGATGCTGTGCGGCAGGAGCGATTCGATTTTGGCGCGAATCCAGCGCGCCAACACCGGGCTTTTGCCTGCGCTGGAAACGGCCACGGTGATCGGGTCGCGATCGATAATGGCCGGCACGATGAAACTGCACAGCGCGGGGCTATCGACCACATTCACCGGAATCTGTCGCGCCTTGGCGCCTGCGGCCACGGCTGCATTGACGGCCTCGTCGTCGGTGGCAGAAATCACCAGACCACAGCCATCGAGATGATGTAGTTCAAATGAAGCGGGGATATAGGAAATACGCGCACCGTCGATCTGCGCCCGGATTTCCTCACTGCATTCGGGGGAAACGATGCGAACGGTCGCACCGGCAGATTTCAACAGGGCGAGCTTGCGCGCGGCCACTTCCCCTGCGCCCACGAGCAGGCAGGTTTGCTGTTGAACATCGAGAAAAATCGGTAAGTAACGCATGATCTCAGTCCTCAATAGATGCTTGGGCAGGGGATGTTGCCGATTCGGCGGATGGCGGGTTCTGGGCAATCAATGCCTTGAGTTCCGGCAGGCAGGAGCCGCAATTGGTGCCTGCCTCGGTACACGCGCCCAAAGCTTTGGCATCGGTGATGTGGTGTTGCTCGATTGCTTCGATCAGAGTGTTGCGCCCCAAGCTAAAGCAGGCGCAGATGATCGGCCCGACATCGGCTTGCGCCCCGGCAGGCTTGCCTGCGATTAAATCGGCCCGTTGTGCTGCATCGAGCGTGGGTTCTGCAAACAGGCCAAGCAACCATTGGGTTTCGACCGCACGGCTATCGCGAGTGATATGCAGCACCCAATCGAGTTGCCCTTGGGTTATCTGTGCGATGCGATAACGCCCCGTGGCCGAATCGGCAAATTCAATCCATTCACGGTCGATGACCGCATCGGTTTCAAGGGCGTTTTTTTGTTGATTAAGCGTGGTTTTTGCCCAATCCATCCAATTACTGGGCGCGGCCACACCAGCCAGTTCGTAGCGGGTAGCGGTGGTCGCTGTGATCTTGATGGCGTAATCGCCGGGCAATTGCTTGAGTTCGGGAACGG
This region of Halothiobacillus neapolitanus c2 genomic DNA includes:
- the cysG gene encoding siroheme synthase CysG, with product MRYLPIFLDVQQQTCLLVGAGEVAARKLALLKSAGATVRIVSPECSEEIRAQIDGARISYIPASFELHHLDGCGLVISATDDEAVNAAVAAGAKARQIPVNVVDSPALCSFIVPAIIDRDPITVAVSSAGKSPVLARWIRAKIESLLPHSIGKLAAFMGERRAAVQAVLPQVGDRRLFWEKILTGLLPSTLARGKTDEADRLFEQTLQQNAATPAQGRVYLIGAGPGEPDLMTFRALQRLQEADVVIYDRLVAPAIVDLARRDAQRRYVGKCREAHSVPQEQISQLLVELAQQGKVVARLKGGDPFIFGRGGEEIQQLAAAGIPYEVVPGITAASGCASYAGIPLTHRDYAQSVRFITGHTKDGKLSLDWAHLAHGHETLVFYMGLTATAEICSQLQAHGLPADYPAALVEHGTTARQRVLRGTLSTLPTLLADAQSPSLLIVGDVVQLHDSLAWFEGHSDADAAFLPPVQHRALCGMANAA